A window of Thermoproteus sp. genomic DNA:
CCGCATAGCCGATCGCCGCCGCGCGGGCAGTCTCGGGCACATACGCCACTACGTCCACCTCGGCCCCCTCGCCTCTAGCCAGCAGTCTGCCTAGACTCCGCCTGACGTCCCAGATGCCCCTGCCCGAGAGCCTAGACGCGGGATGTGCGAAATAGACATACTCCAAGGCGCACAGCCTCTCGGGCCCTCTGGAGACGTCCGCAAGCTTAAGCGAGCCTTTGGAGTAAAAAAGCGCCTGGCCGGGCGCCAGCTCCTCTGCGTCTAGGCCCAGGGCCACGGTCTCGGAGGCCACGGCGGCCGTAGAGAAGGCGAGAGGTCTTATGCCTCTCGGATCCCTAGCCGCGACCACCCCATCGGGGGTCAACGCGATTAAGGAGGCGGCGCCCACCAGCTCGTCGAACAAGGCCCTCAGCCCGTCGAGCGGCCCGTACTCCCAAAACAACACGGCCAGCCTCTTAGCCAGGGCCTCTGAGTCCGAAGAAGCTCCCGGCGCCAGCCTCCTGTAGTTCACAACAGTCCCGTTGAACGCCACCGCGACTTCGAAGTCCCTATGTTTTGCGAGGACGGGCTGGATCTGGACCCCGTAGGGCCCCGTCGTGCTGTACCTCGTGTGCACCAAGACGGCATCGGCGCCGTCGCGAGGCCGCCCCAGCTCGACGCGTCCGCCGGAAAGGTAGGCGAAGCCGACCCCCTCCTCG
This region includes:
- a CDS encoding amidophosphoribosyltransferase — encoded protein: MCGIGAVWGDGAYERAGALARWLMHRGEEGVGFAYLSGGRVELGRPRDGADAVLVHTRYSTTGPYGVQIQPVLAKHRDFEVAVAFNGTVVNYRRLAPGASSDSEALAKRLAVLFWEYGPLDGLRALFDELVGAASLIALTPDGVVAARDPRGIRPLAFSTAAVASETVALGLDAEELAPGQALFYSKGSLKLADVSRGPERLCALEYVYFAHPASRLSGRGIWDVRRSLGRLLARGEGAEVDVVAYVPETARAAAIGYAEALGKPLVDAVVKNRYAGRIFIKPPGLRTADEAFRVVRDLVEGRRVALVDDSIIRGTNLRSIVLELKRAGAREVHVRIASPPVRWPCFFGMDFQNRKELIAANKNVEEIAAALGADSLRYLDFDLFSSALGPNVCYGCFTGVYPMKIDVEWAERELSRA